The sequence below is a genomic window from Amycolatopsis sulphurea.
TGTCCCGAGGAACGCAGGTAGAACGCCGGGAAGTCGTCCGTGCGATAGCCGAGCACCGGCACCGACCGCGTTTCCAGCACCTGGAGGGTGGCCGCGATGTCCAGCACGGACTTGACCCCGGAGCACACCACCACGGTCGGCACCTGCGCGAGCACGCCCAGATCGGCGGACACGTCCCAGCTGTGCGTGGCACCGAGGTGCACCCCGCCCAGCCCGCCGGTGGCGAACACGCCGATGCCGGCCGCGGCGGCCAGCGCGGAGGTGGCGGCCACCGTGGTCGCGCCGGAACGGCCGAGACCGGCGGCCGGGCCGAGGTCGCGCAGCGACAGCTTCTCCAGCCCCGCACCGGGCGCGCACACGCGGGCCAGTTCCTCGGGGGAGAGGCCGATCACCGCCCGCCCGTCGAGCACCGCGATAGTGGCCGGTATCGCGCCGTTTTCGCGCACCACCCGCTCCAGCCGCCGTCCGACGTCGAGGTTGCGTCCGTACGGCAGGCCGTGGGAGAGGATCGTGCTTTCGAGCGCGACGACGGGATGACCGTCACGCAGCGCCGAGGCGACCTCGTCGTGCAGGAACAGCGGAGTCTGTGTGATCACCAACGGATCATCGGCGATCGCCGCGGTGCGGGCGCGGGCGGGTCGGCTCCCGCCGCCCGTTCCGGGAGCCGGGCCGCTGAGGCATGATGGAGGGGTGAGCACCGATACGCTGACCAAGCCGGAGACCGACAGCACCGAGTCGACCGACGACGACACACCGAAGATGTTCCACTACGTGCGCAAGAACAAGATCGCGGAGAGCGCGGTCATGGGCACGCACGTGGTGGCGCTGTGCGGCGAGGTCTTCCCGGTGACCCGCTCGCCGAAGCCGGGTTCGCCGGTCTGCCCGGCCTGCGAGAAGATCTACAAGGGCTTGCGCCCCGGCAAGGACGACTGAGCCGCGCGGGCAGCCTCGCGGGACGAAAGCGAAAATCCTTCACCCGAGGGCTGGGCATCCGGGGGGAGACCGGTAGCACTGCTGGGCGCCGAAGTCCCCTCCTCCCCACGGAGTGCCCAGGGTGTCGGCAAAGTCGGTGTGGAGGTCCGTGAAGGGGACCTTCACAGACTCTGAGCTTGTTGTTTAACCCGGTTGCGTTGTCGCGCTACCCCGGTTGATCGTGGGTGAGGCCCTTGGTTGATCATTCTTCTTGCGACAGAAGGAAGATCACAACCAGGGGCCTCAGTTGATCAGTGTGCACGACGCCGGCCGTGCCGGTGCACTCGGGGAGTTGTCCGCGTTCCGGGAGCGGTTCCACCAGTGCCTGACCAGTCGGGCGGACGCCTTGTCCGACCTGGCCGACGCGGTGCTGTGCGCCGACGGGCCGGTCGCCAGCCTGGCCGAACTGTCGCTGGTCCCGGAGCATCGGCGCGGGCACGGCGC
It includes:
- a CDS encoding pseudouridine-5'-phosphate glycosidase, which produces MTQTPLFLHDEVASALRDGHPVVALESTILSHGLPYGRNLDVGRRLERVVRENGAIPATIAVLDGRAVIGLSPEELARVCAPGAGLEKLSLRDLGPAAGLGRSGATTVAATSALAAAAGIGVFATGGLGGVHLGATHSWDVSADLGVLAQVPTVVVCSGVKSVLDIAATLQVLETRSVPVLGYRTDDFPAFYLRSSGHPVGWRANDPLEAAAVISAHRDFADSGLLLANPIPPESEMDRALHDRLLREGLAKVDRDGVRGADVTPVLLEHFHTASGGVSIDANEALVLSNARLAAEVAVALS
- a CDS encoding DUF3039 domain-containing protein, with translation MSTDTLTKPETDSTESTDDDTPKMFHYVRKNKIAESAVMGTHVVALCGEVFPVTRSPKPGSPVCPACEKIYKGLRPGKDD